The sequence AAAGAATTAATTCTGGAAGGGCTTCTTGCAGTTCATGCTGGATTAAGTCCAAAAATGGTTGAGGAAAAAATGAAATCTTTTCTTGGTACAGTAAAAATAAAGTAAATAAATAATGAGATCGAACAGAAATAAAAGACTAATACATGTTGACGAAAAAAGCTCTTTCCATGATAGTTCAAATGGATTGAGATGGTTACTTACTTATGCTGACCTGATAACGCTATTACTTATTTTTTTTATTATTATGTATTCGATTTCAACTACTAATGCTAATCGTTTTATAAAGTTTGTAAAAGTAGTTAAAAATGGGTTTTCTGTTTTTCCACAATCAGATGAATCAATTTACTATATGAAAGATTTTACAAATAGAACCCCTTCTGAAGGTGATGATATTGCAAATTATCTTACTGAAGAGATTAATTTCATGAAACTTAAAGAGAACCTAACAAAAAATCTTAAGAAAGAAATGCAATCTGGTGAAATAACGCTGACAAATGAGAGCCGTGGACTCAATCTTAAGATAACAGATTTGATTTTATTTAATTTAGGTCAATCCGAGCTGACCGAGCCCGCAAAAAAAGTTCTATCCAAAATAGCGGAATCTATAGGAAAAGTTTCAAATAAAATTATAGTTGAAGGTCACACTGATAATATCCCAATTCATTCAGACTTATTCCCTTCGAATTGGGAATTGTCAACATCAAGAGCGACGAATGTAGTTAGATATTTCATTGAGAGTTGCCACATTACCCCTAACAGGTTTTCAGCAAGTGGTTATGCGCAATATAAGCCAATTGTAGATAATAGTACAACTTTAGGAAATCAAAAAAATAGAAGGGTTGAAATTATTATTTTACCATCATCCGATAGTGCATGAGGAAATTAATAATGGACGGACCTATAGAAGTAAAAAATATTCTTAATAATCTGATGCATGCGGAGAAATTACAGGCATTGGGAAAAGTTCAAGAAACTAGTGAGCGAAAAAAATTTAACGAGAGATTAAATAAAAAAATAAAGAAAAATAAACAAAATGAAAATAAGGAACAGCGAACTCAAAACGAAGTCAGTTTGTTAAAATCTGATAATGTCGAATACGAGAACAAAGAAACTAATAATGGTTTCGAAGAAGAAAAAGATAAAAACGCTGAAGGAAAAGAATTTAAAAAAATTGATGTTTTTATATAAAGGAGAATAATTTTGGGAACAATAATGTATGTCCAAATTGCAATTGATTCTTTTCTTTTAATTGTACTGATTTTCCTTTTTTCAAAATATTATTTTACAATGAAAAAATTTGAAATCAAAAATAATATACAAAATGAGTCTAATAATAAAGATAACTATATTAAGGTAAAAAACTTAATAGATAATAAAGTTGCAGCAGATGATATTGCTTCTTCTCTTAAGATTCCAATTGCAGAAGTTAAGCTGATAAAAAATCTAAAATCATTTTAAAATATAACCCTTGAATATAAAATCTTTATATTCCATTTCAAGAGAAACTCATGTTAATCGTGTAACAGATGTTGTTCCAGTCAAAGGGGATATTATTCCTGCTGGAATATCCGAGGGGAAAATAGAGCAGATCATTTCTCCAACCAAAGTTATAGTTTCTCTAAATGGCAAAAAATTTCCAGCTTCTATTGATGTTGATGTCGTTGAAGGCGAAACAATTCTTTTTAAAGCAATAAAAAATCAAGAACAAACTTATTTGAAGATATTAGATTCTAATTATACAAAAAACCTAAATCAAGTAACTGATATTCGAAATTCTATAAAAGAAAATTTTGTGGAAATTTTTAATTTTTTAAAAGAACCAGAATTTAATTTTTTATTTAATAAACTGTTACTAGAAAAGAATCAAATTCCTAATATCAAAACAACTATAGAAGAAGAATTTAGAGAACAGCTTATTTTCTTTATGAAAAAATATTTAAAAGATCAAGGAAGCCTCATAGAATCAATTTTTGATAGTATTTTTTCACTATCTTCAGTAAAAAATTACAAAACTAGCTCAAAAAATAATGAAAAAATACAAAAACTATTATCTTATTTCTTTTCAATTAAGCTTCACAATCAACTTTCCAATAGAGCTGATCAACCTTTTCTTAGTTGGTACTTTCCTTTTTATACTGATAGAGGTCGCAATGATATTTTTATAAATATTTTTGCGAAAAAATTTATTAAAAATAAAAAAAATAAAGGAGGATTTAATGCTCAGGTTGGATTCAAATTATCAAATAATAGATTTATTTCATTTCTTATAAATCTTAATGGCAAAAATATTTCATGCTATATTTATTCATCAGATAAAAAATTTTTAAATTTATTAGAAAATAATAAAAAGCTTTTAACTAGAAAAATTAATTCATTAGGCTTTTTTTCAGAAATATTATGTTTTAATTCTCAGGGAGAAAGTGCTCTTTTTTTTAAAGATAATATATTTATTAAGTCTGATAAATTTTCAATAAATGAATCTATATGATTTTCTTTTAACAACATTATGTCTACTCAAAAGAAAGCAGTTGCGCTAAATTATAACCCTGAAAAATCTTCAGTCCCTAAAGTTTCAGCTAAAGGAATAGGGGTTCTAGCTGATAGATTAATTAAAATAGCTATAGAACACAAAGTTCCAATAAAAGAGGACCCTGTTCTCGTAGAAATTCTTACAAAATTAGACATAGGTGAGAATATCCCAGACGAGTTGTTTAAGATAGTTGCAGAAATATTAGCGTTTATTTATTTGGAAAATGGAAAATTTGAAGATTTCATAAATACTCCAAGCCGAAAATAAAGAAATTCAATCTTTATAATTGTCAAACTTTCCTTCTGCTATTTTCATCCTATTCAATAGGAAAAAAATTCCTATTCTTCCGGTAATTAAAAAAAAACAAATTTATATTAATAAATTTCCGTTTGTAACACACTGAAAAATAAAAGATAATATTTTGCATATGAGTTAGCTCAATGATGGCACGTTATTTGCATTTCCATATAGCAAATCTTTGGAGGTGTTATGGATAGTGGAGTTTTAATGGCATTATCGGCATCAAAAAAAGCTGAACTCAAGCTGGATATAATTGTCGATAATTTAGCTAATATTAGCACAATAGGGTATAAAAATAATAAAAAAACATTCGGACAAATAATAGACGAATATATAGTAAAAAATAATATAAATGGTACTTCTGTAAGTCCGGATCTATCAAATCAAATAACAACATCTAATAACTCACAATTTAATTTAGAAAAACCTTCTACAGATTTTACATCAGGAAAACTTATTTATACAGCAAACCCTTTTGATGTTGCTATCGCAGAGGGTGGATTTTTTAAAATTCAAACTCCAGAAGGTATAAGATATACGAGGAATGGGCATTTTTCTATGGATGAAATGGGTAGATTAG is a genomic window of Candidatus Schekmanbacteria bacterium containing:
- a CDS encoding flagellar hook-basal body protein, with amino-acid sequence MDSGVLMALSASKKAELKLDIIVDNLANISTIGYKNNKKTFGQIIDEYIVKNNINGTSVSPDLSNQITTSNNSQFNLEKPSTDFTSGKLIYTANPFDVAIAEGGFFKIQTPEGIRYTRNGHFSMDEMGRLVTNDGSLVLGDSGEIEIKGKDLGIAEDGTIKINGASVGKISVVNFKNLAELERAGNKFYLPSGKEDNELQLDNPKLSQGYLELSNVNVVEEMVKMMGDIRANESYQKVIQNFDSIDLKAANEIGKF
- a CDS encoding EscU/YscU/HrcU family type III secretion system export apparatus switch protein gives rise to the protein MSTQKKAVALNYNPEKSSVPKVSAKGIGVLADRLIKIAIEHKVPIKEDPVLVEILTKLDIGENIPDELFKIVAEILAFIYLENGKFEDFINTPSRK
- a CDS encoding OmpA family protein, whose translation is MRSNRNKRLIHVDEKSSFHDSSNGLRWLLTYADLITLLLIFFIIMYSISTTNANRFIKFVKVVKNGFSVFPQSDESIYYMKDFTNRTPSEGDDIANYLTEEINFMKLKENLTKNLKKEMQSGEITLTNESRGLNLKITDLILFNLGQSELTEPAKKVLSKIAESIGKVSNKIIVEGHTDNIPIHSDLFPSNWELSTSRATNVVRYFIESCHITPNRFSASGYAQYKPIVDNSTTLGNQKNRRVEIIILPSSDSA